A genomic window from Quercus lobata isolate SW786 chromosome 10, ValleyOak3.0 Primary Assembly, whole genome shotgun sequence includes:
- the LOC115963396 gene encoding uncharacterized protein LOC115963396: protein MALAALMLLNVKMGRLCVKTCRMEIINLRFAPTGLKELAAVAITGLLLLVYGAGQVIPTSLKMLQPNLQYSVLVGLSSTAQSGRVILVMDKNFCTDSAGNKFERNKNSNFTLHFDRRSINLTTHVPKRQLQFNGETILVRATNNYKNLRVCLTFPKPVNNTSEEIKKFLKAEVLYSLQKSQCSLLPLVDTKKYEGPRRFEYKVAAYIFDTTVVNVSIDTTSIISRQGTPFFPVEPFTFIYDSLRPAVHLIELPTEFPRPAVMWRTPSHIWTRERNILVLIKFVKPVFGFSRSNISIIGGKLQSFEEICNGIYTIVIKADQDIVSVNVPGSVSGDVAGNKNQPSNVLQVMDYSVPKRSTTFFGSTIGSFVVIVIAAGILKVSIASFHSIGEFSSPFPSLSQPESNLFV, encoded by the exons ATGgctttggccgcattaatgctTCTCAATGTGAAAATGGGACGGTTATGTGTGAAGACTTGCAGGATGGAGATCATAAATTTGAGGTTTGCGCCAACGGGACTCAAGGAGTTGGCTGCAGTAGCCATAACTGGACTATTG CTTTTGGTCTATGGTGCTGGCCAAGTTATACCAACCTCGCTCAAAATGCTACAGCCAAACCTCCAATATTCTGTCCTTGTGGGTTTATCATCCACTGCTCAGTCTGGGCGAGTGATTTTGGTAATGGATAAGAATTTTTGTACTGACAGTGCAGGGAACAAATTTGAAAGAAACAAGAATTCTAATTTCACTCTGCATTTCG ATAGACGAAGTATCAACTTAACAACTCACGTTCCTAAAAGGCAACTTCAATTTAATGGTGAAACTATACTGGTGCGAGCAACCAATAACTATAAGAATCTAAGGGTCTGTTTAACCTTTCCAAAACCTGTTAACAACACATctgaagaaattaaaaaatttctcaaagcAGAAGTTTTATATTCACTCCAAAAGAGTCAGTGCTCACTTCTTCCTCTGGTTGACACTAAAAAATATGAAGGGCCTAGAAGATTTGAATATAAG GTTGCTGCATATATATTTGACACGACTGTAGTCAATGTAAGCATTGATACAACCTCTATAATAAGCAGACAGGGGACTCCATTTTTTCCAGTTGAACCATTTACTTTCATATATG ATTCTCTGAGGCCTGCTGTACACTTGATTGAACTACCTACCGAATTTCCAAGGCCTGCTGTAATGTGGCGTACACCATCCCATATTTGGACAAGAGAACGCAACATCCTTGTGTTGATAAAATTCGTGAAGCCTGTATTTGGCTTTAGCCGTTCTAATATATCAATCATAGGAGGGAAATTACAGAG CTTTGAAGAAATCTGTAATGGCATATATACTATAGTGATAAAAGCAGACCAAGATATTGTATCTGTCAATGTTCCCGGAAGCGTATCTGGGGATGTTGCTGGAAACAAAAATCAGCCTTCCAATGTTCTACAAGTAATGGACT atTCTGTGCCGAAAAGATCAACTACGTTTTTTGGATCTACAATTGGTTCATTTGTAGTGATAGTTATTGCTGCCGGGATACTTAAGGTTTCGATAGCAAGCTTTCATTCCATTGGGGAATTCTCAAGTCCATTTCCTTCTTTATCTCAGCCTGAGAGTAATCTTTTTGTATGA
- the LOC115963394 gene encoding uncharacterized protein LOC115963394 isoform X1, protein MENSSLSAITHMSEIHYSGIFRSKQSTPSSNSGPMASIVSKDFQSLLETPHLNSTLDPSILHGWRDFSRSMFWLAIIGGGLINLHALLLLFLKLKKKDYGVHTFSRFEIVMVNLALPAISKSSAGLIRGRTALGTAVGVLLLGVVCILLLALLLFLSMGISFAKLLQYKEVHQEGRGFHWYQKIVRVFLVSGKGGEWTSKNPQNSNYLTILEPLFKEFRGPPKSKLSQISGGSSQSQGADDKTEDAEAPFIQKLVGKLRIYYILLESVIQKLCGELRIYYLLLDSVKRVLLAIVGSVYVGNSSSKIPTIISLCISCFQLFFLVLGKPYVKINIQLVEIISVSSEACIFAISLVLPEEKLSDKDKSKLGVLMLILVLVGILPQIMNELYALYKQIKQLDVKKHFLTGFKKASSGLTNFAFRLKGVFTKQPPGLKDNIADFNSKPTSVADEDTATSTSTSYQVKSPNQD, encoded by the exons ATGGAGAACTCGAGTCTCTCTGCCATTACACACATGTCTGAAATTCATTATTCGGGAATCTTTCGGAGTAAGCAGTCAACACCAAGTTCCAATAGTGGGCCCATGGCTTCAATTGTTTCGAAGGATTTTCAATCACTACTTGAG ACACCACATCTTAATTCTACTCTTGATCCAAGTATTTTACATGG GTGGAGGGATTTTAGTAGAAGCATGTTCTGGTTAGCCATAATTGGTGGCGGTTTGATAAACCTGCATGCTTTACTCCTTCTCTTCctaaaattgaagaagaaggattATGGAGTACATACATTCTCAAGATTTGAAATAGTCATGGTAAATCTTGCGCTACCTGCTATTTCTAAGTCCTCTGCTGGTCTAATTAGAG GAAGAACGGCATTGGGGACTGCTGTTGGCGTTCTGCTTCTGGGTGTCGTGTGTATTCTACTGCTGGCCTTGCTCTTGTTCCTCTCTATGGGTATTTCATTTGCAAAGCTACTTCAATACAAGGAAGTTCATCAAGAGGGTCGGGGTTTCCACTGGTATCAAAAAATAGTCCGGGTATTTTTGGTTTCTGGTAAGGGAGGCGAGTGGACATCGAAAAACCCACAGAATTCAAATTATCTAACCATTTTAGAGCCTCTATTTAAAGAATTTAGAGGCCCTCCAAAGTCCAAGCTCTCACAGATTTCTGGGGGCAGTTCCCAATCACAAGGTGCAGATGACAAAACTGAAGATGCAGAAGCACCTTTTATCCAAAAGCTGGTTGGAAAACTCAGAATATACTACATATTGCTTGAGTCTGTTATCCAAAAGCTATGTGGAGAACTCAGAATATACTACCTATTGCTTGATTCCGTGAAACGTGTTTTGCTAGCGATTGTGGGTAGTGTCTATGTGGGCAACTCTTCTTCTAAGATTCCTACCATAATCTCTTTATGCATCAGTTGTTTTCAGCTCTTCTTCCTTGTTCTCGGGAAGCCATATGTTAAGATAAACATTCAGCTGGTTGAGATCATATCAGTTTCCAGTGAAGCATGTATATTTGCTATTTCATTAGTTCTCCCGGAGGAGAAATTGTCAGACAAGGATAAGTCTAAACTTGGAGTTCTCATGCTTATACTTGTCCTAGTGGGAATTTTACCACAGATAATGAATGAATTGTATGCTTTGTATAAACAGATAAAGCAGCTGGACGTTAAGAAGCATTTCTTAACCGGTTTCAAAAAAGCTTCATCTGGATTAACTAACTTTGCTTTTCGGCTCAAAGGAGTTTTCACTAAGCAGCCCCCAGGTTT
- the LOC115963394 gene encoding uncharacterized protein LOC115963394 isoform X2, which yields MFWLAIIGGGLINLHALLLLFLKLKKKDYGVHTFSRFEIVMVNLALPAISKSSAGLIRGRTALGTAVGVLLLGVVCILLLALLLFLSMGISFAKLLQYKEVHQEGRGFHWYQKIVRVFLVSGKGGEWTSKNPQNSNYLTILEPLFKEFRGPPKSKLSQISGGSSQSQGADDKTEDAEAPFIQKLVGKLRIYYILLESVIQKLCGELRIYYLLLDSVKRVLLAIVGSVYVGNSSSKIPTIISLCISCFQLFFLVLGKPYVKINIQLVEIISVSSEACIFAISLVLPEEKLSDKDKSKLGVLMLILVLVGILPQIMNELYALYKQIKQLDVKKHFLTGFKKASSGLTNFAFRLKGVFTKQPPGLKDNIADFNSKPTSVADEDTATSTSTSYQVKSPNQD from the exons ATGTTCTGGTTAGCCATAATTGGTGGCGGTTTGATAAACCTGCATGCTTTACTCCTTCTCTTCctaaaattgaagaagaaggattATGGAGTACATACATTCTCAAGATTTGAAATAGTCATGGTAAATCTTGCGCTACCTGCTATTTCTAAGTCCTCTGCTGGTCTAATTAGAG GAAGAACGGCATTGGGGACTGCTGTTGGCGTTCTGCTTCTGGGTGTCGTGTGTATTCTACTGCTGGCCTTGCTCTTGTTCCTCTCTATGGGTATTTCATTTGCAAAGCTACTTCAATACAAGGAAGTTCATCAAGAGGGTCGGGGTTTCCACTGGTATCAAAAAATAGTCCGGGTATTTTTGGTTTCTGGTAAGGGAGGCGAGTGGACATCGAAAAACCCACAGAATTCAAATTATCTAACCATTTTAGAGCCTCTATTTAAAGAATTTAGAGGCCCTCCAAAGTCCAAGCTCTCACAGATTTCTGGGGGCAGTTCCCAATCACAAGGTGCAGATGACAAAACTGAAGATGCAGAAGCACCTTTTATCCAAAAGCTGGTTGGAAAACTCAGAATATACTACATATTGCTTGAGTCTGTTATCCAAAAGCTATGTGGAGAACTCAGAATATACTACCTATTGCTTGATTCCGTGAAACGTGTTTTGCTAGCGATTGTGGGTAGTGTCTATGTGGGCAACTCTTCTTCTAAGATTCCTACCATAATCTCTTTATGCATCAGTTGTTTTCAGCTCTTCTTCCTTGTTCTCGGGAAGCCATATGTTAAGATAAACATTCAGCTGGTTGAGATCATATCAGTTTCCAGTGAAGCATGTATATTTGCTATTTCATTAGTTCTCCCGGAGGAGAAATTGTCAGACAAGGATAAGTCTAAACTTGGAGTTCTCATGCTTATACTTGTCCTAGTGGGAATTTTACCACAGATAATGAATGAATTGTATGCTTTGTATAAACAGATAAAGCAGCTGGACGTTAAGAAGCATTTCTTAACCGGTTTCAAAAAAGCTTCATCTGGATTAACTAACTTTGCTTTTCGGCTCAAAGGAGTTTTCACTAAGCAGCCCCCAGGTTT